A single region of the Malaclemys terrapin pileata isolate rMalTer1 chromosome 4, rMalTer1.hap1, whole genome shotgun sequence genome encodes:
- the LOC128837423 gene encoding mas-related G-protein coupled receptor member H-like, with amino-acid sequence MGTHYCKRRVYCRGILGSLCINIGASNAFDRAPAPLPCVQFQLATGPTGQRQGLVCMKDKEMPASHGRGLMMTELSITSLLLTETSPVYRDNGTDCPIHSFIDLILDGVTVLICLFGLVGNGVVLWLLGFFIKRNPFTIYILNLAVADLNFLLCLLVYLILGTVESLFCFHEFGHFLRFFHLLFLFAHNASLYLLTAISVERCLSVCYPIWCRCHRPKHLSALVCALLWALSCLVTGLMSYFCVSDGTEHCRMSHIAMYVLDFLIFAPIMVLSNLILFIKVRRSSQQRQPGRLYIVILLTVLFFLIFAVPFSIQRFGLYFNYFNIPIEICNALASVNSSINPVIYFLVGSYRKRRFRGSVKVALQRVFEEHADSREASRTDTMEMAN; translated from the exons ATGGGAACTCATTACTGTAAAAGAAGGGTGTATTGCCGTGGGATTTTGGGTTCACTCTGCATCAACATCGGAGCTTCGAATGCGTTCGACagagccccagctcccctcccctgtgtgcagtttcagctggccactggaCCTACCGGGCAACGCcaaggactg GTGTGCATGAAAGACAAGGAGATGCCGGCATCCCACGGCAGAGGTTTAATGATGACTGAGCTGAGCATAACGTCCCTGCTTCTGACAGAAACCAGCCCAGTCTATAGGGATAATGGGACCGATTGCCCAATACACAGCTTCATTGATCTGATCCTTGACGGGGTCACTGTCCTCATCTGTCTCTTCGGGCTGGTGGGCAACGGGGTCGTCCTCTGGCTCCTCGGCTTCTTCATTAAGAGGAATCCCTTCACCATCTACATCCTCAACCTGGCCGTCGCAGACTTAAACTTCCTCCTCTGCCTGCTTGTTTACCTCATACTTGGTACTGTGGAATCTCTCTTCTGTTTCCATGAATTTGGGCACTTTCTGAGGTTTTTTCACCTGCTGTTCCTGTTCGCCCACAATGCCAGCCTGTACCTCCTGACGGCCATCAGCGTTGagaggtgtctgtctgtctgctacCCCATCTGGTGCCGATGCCACCGCCCAAAGCACCTGTCTGCCCTTGTGTGCGCCCTGCTGTGGGCTCTCTCCTGCCTGGTAACCGGACTAATGTCTTATTTTTGTGTTTCTGATGGAACGGAACACTGCCGGATGTCACACATAGCCATGTATGTTCTGGATTTCCTGATTTTCGCTCCCATCATGGTTCTGTCCAACCTGATCCTGTTCATCAAGGTCCGACGTAGCTCCCAACAACGTCAGCCTGGAAGGCTCTACATTGTTATCTTGCTCACcgtcctcttcttcctcatctttGCTGTTCCCTTCAGTATCCAGCGCTTTGGcctgtattttaattattttaatatccCCATTGAGATATGTAATGCACTGGCCTCTGTAAACAGCAGCATTAACCCAGTTATTTACTTTTTAGTTGGGAGCTACAGGAAGCGGCGGTTCAGGGGCTCTGTTAAGGTCGCACTCCAGAGGGTTTTTGAAGAGCATGCAGATTCCAGAGAGGCCTCCAGGACAGACACAATGGAGATGGCCAATTAA